A window from Citrus sinensis cultivar Valencia sweet orange chromosome 3, DVS_A1.0, whole genome shotgun sequence encodes these proteins:
- the LOC102610581 gene encoding rab GTPase-activating protein 22 isoform X2 — MLTEHKPLMRALRRSHTSSSSSPSSSNSSSPSSSSWIHLRSVLLVVASSSSSSSPVYSDRGSLKSPWSRRRRKHALLPKQWKTFFTPDGKLSEGGVKFLKKVRSGGVDPSIRAEVWPFLLGVYDLKSSKEERDSVKAEKRKEYENLRKECRKIIHRYEKSSKLKETTGKSSNEDSGDLSQVFDSPGLEDEASSRRSVSSEGGSPVAEDLDRPVYDQSPECSGLLEGEDERDKSVLTCEDASAGDTESTDSDSSEDLENIPLLSAEGAEARHENPKESSSLSKADGNSKFYTDEDFATWQRIIRLDAVRANSEWTIYSPSQAAVSEMKAQRSAQIVGLKDYDHLEPSRIYHAARLVAILEAYALYDPEIGYCQGMSDLLSPIASVMEEDHEAFWCFAGFMKKARHNFRLDEVGIRRQLSIVSKIIKCKDNHLYRHLEQLQAEDCFFVYRMVVVLFRRELTFEQTLCLWEVIWTDQAAIRAGIAKSAWGRMRLRAPPTDDLLLYAIAACVLQRRKLIIEKYSSMDEIMRECNSMAGHLDVWKLLDDAHDLVVTLHDKI; from the exons ATGTTAACGGAACATAAACCGTTAATGAGAGCCTTACGAAGGAGTCACacgtcttcttcttcttccccGTCATCGTCAAATTCCTCCTCTCCGTCATCGTCGTCGTGGATTCATTTGCGATCGGTTTTATTAGTTGTTGcttcctcatcatcatcatcctcacCAGTTTACTCTGATCG AGGTAGTCTTAAATCTCCTTGGTCCCGTCGGAGAAGAAAACATGCGCTTCTACCCAAGCAATGGAAAACCTTTTTTACACCAGATGGAAAGCTCAGTGAAGGGGGTGTCAAGTTTCTAAAGAAAGTCCGTAGCGGG GGAGTTGATCCAAGTATCAGGGCAGAGGTTTGGCCATTCCTTCTTGGAGT ATATGACTTGAAAAGTTCCAAGGAAGAAAGGGATTCCGTAAAAGCTGAGAAAAG AAAAGAATATGAGAACTTGAGGAAAGAATGTCGTAAAATAATTCACCGCTATGAGAAGAGCTCTAAATTGAAGGAAACCACAGGGAAGAGCAGCAACGAGGACAGTGGGGATTTGAGTCAAGTGTTTGATTCTCCAGGTTTGGAAGATGAGGCCAGTTCTAGGAGGTCTGTATCGTCTGAGGGAGGAAGTCCAGTAGCTGAGGACCTAGACCGCCCTGTCTATGACCAAAGCCCCGAGTGTTCTGGATTATTGGAAGGAGAAGATGAACGTGATAAGAGTGTACTTACCTGTGAAGATGCCTCTGCTGGTGACACTGAGTCAACCGATTCTGACTCTTCTGAAGACCTGGAAAACATTCCTCTGCTTTCTGCTGAAGGAGCCGAAGCTCGACATGAGAATCCCAAGGAAAGTTCATCCCTCTCAAAGGCAGACGGCAATTCCAAATTCTATACAGATGAAGATTTTGCCACATGGCAGAGAATCATTCGCCTTGATGCTGTGAGAGCAAATTCGGAATGGACGATTTACTCACCGTCTCAGGCTGCAGTGTCAGAAATGAAAGCACAGCGTTCAGCTCAGATTGTCGGCTTGAAGGATTATGATCATTTGGAGCCTAGCAGGATTTATCATGCTGCTCGCCTGGTTGCTATACTGGAGGCCTACGCATTATATGATCCTGAGATTGGTTATTGCCAAGGGATGAGTGATCTACTCTCTCCAATTGCCTCGGTGATGGAGGAAGACCATGAAGCCTTCTGGTGTTTTGCTGGTTTCATGAAAAAAGCTCGGCATAATTTCAGGCTGGATGAAGTGGGAATAAGAAGGCAGTTGAGTATTGTTTCCAAGATAATCAAGTGCAAGGATAATCATCTCTACAGGCACCTGGAACAGCTTCAAGCAGAAGATTGTTTCTTTGTGTACAGAATGGTGGTGGTTCTTTTTAGGAGGGAGCTAACTTTTGAGCAGACACTTTGCCTCTGGGAGGTGATATGGACAGACCAAGCAGCAATTCGTGCTGGAATTGCTAAATCGGCCTGGGGAAGGATGAGGCTAAGAGCCCCTCCTACCGATGACCTATTGCTTTATGCAATTGCAGCCTGTGTACTGCAAAGGAGGAAATTGATCATAGAGAAATATAGTAGCATGGATGAGATCATGAGGGAATGCAACAGCATGGCTGGACATCTTGATGTTTGGAAGCTTTTAGATGATGCCCACGATTTGGTTGTCACTTTGCATGACAAGATTTAA
- the LOC102610275 gene encoding uncharacterized protein LOC102610275 has protein sequence MSSIKAREDERAGAEIVYGAEECYRHSIELLEELGFPKGVLPLQDLEECGRVRETGFVWMKQRAPYEHFFEGTNTRVSYAAEVTAYVEKFKMKKMTGVKSKQMFLWVPISEMSIEDASSNKIHFKTPMGIGKSFPITAFMTDEEKHKYLDMKANE, from the coding sequence atgtCCAGCATCAAAGCAAGGGAAGATGAGCGTGCCGGCGCAGAGATTGTGTATGGCGCTGAAGAGTGCTATCGCCATTCTATTGAGCTTCTTGAAGAGCTAGGGTTTCCAAAAGGGGTGCTTCCTTTGCAAGATCTTGAAGAGTGTGGAAGAGTCAGAGAAACTGGGTTTGTTTGGATGAAGCAAAGAGCCCCATATGAGCATTTCTTTGAGGGGACTAATACTCGAGTGAGTTATGCAGCGGAAGTGACTGCTTATGTAGAGAAGTTcaagatgaagaaaatgacTGGCGTTAAAAGCAAACAAATGTTTCTGTGGGTGCCAATTTCTGAGATGAGCATTGAAGATGCGTCGAGTAATAAGATCCATTTCAAGACTCCGATGGGAATTGGCAAGTCTTTTCCGATCACGGCTTTCATGACCGATGAAGAGAAACACAAGTACTTGGACATGAAAGCCAACGAATGA
- the LOC102610581 gene encoding rab GTPase-activating protein 22 isoform X1, giving the protein MVLAILRINHHDPSVISLLMLILTTGSGGKWIVFAEASGGGGGGGGGVGFWYPAVLTTNVGLAIAVTAMAGLALAATVLYSHRGSLKSPWSRRRRKHALLPKQWKTFFTPDGKLSEGGVKFLKKVRSGGVDPSIRAEVWPFLLGVYDLKSSKEERDSVKAEKRKEYENLRKECRKIIHRYEKSSKLKETTGKSSNEDSGDLSQVFDSPGLEDEASSRRSVSSEGGSPVAEDLDRPVYDQSPECSGLLEGEDERDKSVLTCEDASAGDTESTDSDSSEDLENIPLLSAEGAEARHENPKESSSLSKADGNSKFYTDEDFATWQRIIRLDAVRANSEWTIYSPSQAAVSEMKAQRSAQIVGLKDYDHLEPSRIYHAARLVAILEAYALYDPEIGYCQGMSDLLSPIASVMEEDHEAFWCFAGFMKKARHNFRLDEVGIRRQLSIVSKIIKCKDNHLYRHLEQLQAEDCFFVYRMVVVLFRRELTFEQTLCLWEVIWTDQAAIRAGIAKSAWGRMRLRAPPTDDLLLYAIAACVLQRRKLIIEKYSSMDEIMRECNSMAGHLDVWKLLDDAHDLVVTLHDKI; this is encoded by the exons ATGGTGTTGGCCATATTACGCATCAACCATCACGACCCATCCGTAATTTCACTGTTGATGCTCATTTTGACCACCGGAAGCGGCGGAAAATGGATTGTGTTCGCCGAAGCtagcggcggcggcggcggaggaggaggaggagtaGGTTTCTGGTATCCTGCTGTGCTCACTACCAATGTCGGATTAGCTATCGCCGTGACGGCCATGGCCGGCCTTGCCTTGGCCGCCACCGTCTTATACTCTCATAG AGGTAGTCTTAAATCTCCTTGGTCCCGTCGGAGAAGAAAACATGCGCTTCTACCCAAGCAATGGAAAACCTTTTTTACACCAGATGGAAAGCTCAGTGAAGGGGGTGTCAAGTTTCTAAAGAAAGTCCGTAGCGGG GGAGTTGATCCAAGTATCAGGGCAGAGGTTTGGCCATTCCTTCTTGGAGT ATATGACTTGAAAAGTTCCAAGGAAGAAAGGGATTCCGTAAAAGCTGAGAAAAG AAAAGAATATGAGAACTTGAGGAAAGAATGTCGTAAAATAATTCACCGCTATGAGAAGAGCTCTAAATTGAAGGAAACCACAGGGAAGAGCAGCAACGAGGACAGTGGGGATTTGAGTCAAGTGTTTGATTCTCCAGGTTTGGAAGATGAGGCCAGTTCTAGGAGGTCTGTATCGTCTGAGGGAGGAAGTCCAGTAGCTGAGGACCTAGACCGCCCTGTCTATGACCAAAGCCCCGAGTGTTCTGGATTATTGGAAGGAGAAGATGAACGTGATAAGAGTGTACTTACCTGTGAAGATGCCTCTGCTGGTGACACTGAGTCAACCGATTCTGACTCTTCTGAAGACCTGGAAAACATTCCTCTGCTTTCTGCTGAAGGAGCCGAAGCTCGACATGAGAATCCCAAGGAAAGTTCATCCCTCTCAAAGGCAGACGGCAATTCCAAATTCTATACAGATGAAGATTTTGCCACATGGCAGAGAATCATTCGCCTTGATGCTGTGAGAGCAAATTCGGAATGGACGATTTACTCACCGTCTCAGGCTGCAGTGTCAGAAATGAAAGCACAGCGTTCAGCTCAGATTGTCGGCTTGAAGGATTATGATCATTTGGAGCCTAGCAGGATTTATCATGCTGCTCGCCTGGTTGCTATACTGGAGGCCTACGCATTATATGATCCTGAGATTGGTTATTGCCAAGGGATGAGTGATCTACTCTCTCCAATTGCCTCGGTGATGGAGGAAGACCATGAAGCCTTCTGGTGTTTTGCTGGTTTCATGAAAAAAGCTCGGCATAATTTCAGGCTGGATGAAGTGGGAATAAGAAGGCAGTTGAGTATTGTTTCCAAGATAATCAAGTGCAAGGATAATCATCTCTACAGGCACCTGGAACAGCTTCAAGCAGAAGATTGTTTCTTTGTGTACAGAATGGTGGTGGTTCTTTTTAGGAGGGAGCTAACTTTTGAGCAGACACTTTGCCTCTGGGAGGTGATATGGACAGACCAAGCAGCAATTCGTGCTGGAATTGCTAAATCGGCCTGGGGAAGGATGAGGCTAAGAGCCCCTCCTACCGATGACCTATTGCTTTATGCAATTGCAGCCTGTGTACTGCAAAGGAGGAAATTGATCATAGAGAAATATAGTAGCATGGATGAGATCATGAGGGAATGCAACAGCATGGCTGGACATCTTGATGTTTGGAAGCTTTTAGATGATGCCCACGATTTGGTTGTCACTTTGCATGACAAGATTTAA